The Coffea arabica cultivar ET-39 chromosome 10e, Coffea Arabica ET-39 HiFi, whole genome shotgun sequence region AAAtaagcaagttaacaaactaagaaaaaaaaataagataaaaccaacaaataataataataataataatgttaacatcatgacaaaatgaaaaatttgaaaaaaaaaaggtaggggaaaagaagagaccTGGAGAgaagagaattttaaatgggttaattgggtttgatgggttacccaataatacccaatatacccatatacaaaaatttaagatacccatacccatctattcatgggcgggtatgggtaaatctagttaagtgggttgatttgcacctctaattataacccactactttttatgtattaaaataaatataaaaatttagaaaaaaaaatgacaagttTATAAGGCATTGAGAAGGTATGtgctaaaaatcccttcttgaatacatatagatatagattttctaaaaactctcccaATCACTTGAGAATGATCTAGCCAAATCAGGAAGGTCCTGATAGCTATCCAATTAGgaaattgatttggatttggagaTTGCCCAGTATCAATCCTGATTTTTTGGCCTTGAATATAGGTCCCGAACGTACCACAATCAAATTAACTGGAAAATTGTCTCTTTTAATCAAGTTTTGCTCCTTTTCCCACAATTAacaccattaaccaaatataagtagaatccgacaattaaaataatatttggctaaaatcaagggaagaataattataaatttagcaacaaTTATGACCTATCAATGACATACATTTACATATTGTTGgtgtgaaaaaaaataataattacacTGACAATGGATAAAAACTTAATCCTTATCCATTTAGGAAActacttgttttatttttattcaattatGGTTCCCGATTACGTAACTAATCCTTACAGGATTCTATCATTCAATGGCCCTTTCTTGGTTCATTGATACAAGTGTGAAGACATTCTGatggttaataaataaaaagCCTCCGAAGTTTCGTCCTCTGCTTCCCGTCTTTTTCAGTTACGTTTCTGGCCTCGGGCTGTCACTCgtccttttcttgttttcaacaGCAAGCCTCGTGGCTTGTTTCTGTGTCCATTGTTTGTGATATACATTTGAttaactattattattattttgaggGCCTGCACTTAAAGTCAATGGTTTGCATGCCCGTGGAATAAGTGACTTAACTGGAATTAAATTCCATGGCGCCGCCAGCAAGGAAACAATTCATTCATGGATCTGAATCACCGACGACGTAATTTAAGTGGTGACTCGATTGCTGATATTCAGAAGAAATGTTCTGTCATGGACTAGTGCAATGTTTGCAGTGGAACGTCACCGTTAGAATCAACTCTCATCCCTGCAATTAGCTTCGGCTGTTTACTAGTGAAATTTACGTCTTTGAAAGTTTCAAATTCAAACgcattttcttggaaatgttCTCTAAATCGTTGGCAGCGTTGTATGGAGATGAAATTGCGAAATCAAGTGTAAATTTTATCAGAAATCCTTTGACTGATTATTCTCCAAAAAAAAGTCTACCTGATCACATGATATAGGTTTAGAGCACGTAACTAATAAGAGGTAAATCCCTATCACCGTTGTGATTGTTGAAGTACAAAAACATTCATTATTCGCAAGAGAGAAGGAACACATAGAAATTGCAAGTTTCTAAATCTCGTTTTAAGATGAGAAAGCAAGAGTCTTTAACAGGCAGTATCATTTTGCTTCCTCATTCTCCCTTAGCGTATGGTAAAAATGTTATTGAGTTTCAAATCAAAAAGTTCATTTCTACCATTATATATGGTAGGCTAGAAAATTCACAAACTCTGCTAATTAATGTAGCTATCGGAACAGAAGAACTAGAATTTTGCACGTATTTTAGCACggtctttttttaaaaaaaaaaaaatttgttgtgaatttatacaaatatgaaaaataacaatcctacatgttcattcatattaactttaaaaaaattaatgtattctaaatgttcaattatttactaacttttaaaaaattttgtttacaTACTTTGTCTATAATATGATAGTATACATCAAATAGTATATCCCATATAAAAAATTTGgtagatatttttttttaaatattcttttagataatataaatttttataatgactATAAACCACTAATGAAAATAGTTACTTCCATAATTAATGTGGCTATCAGAACAGAAGAATTACTGCACGGGTGGTGCTATTTCCTGAATAAGAATTAAGGACCACCTGCACGCGCAAGTAAATTAGGGTGTTTGGCTAGGCCGTTAGAATAGTCTTCCCAATATGGTCGGAAGACCACAGATCATTATCCTCTGGCCAATTTTTCTTTGGGATGATTTGGTTCGTTAACCCTTAATTATGGGATGATTGAAATTCTCTCTAATCTTTCTTAATGAAATTGGGCTTTTAATAAACGTTGACCATGCCAAACAAGCTGTAACTGTTTCAATGCAGGCAGGCTCAGGGAAACAGCCTGAGCCCTTGAAATTTGAAAACAGCAAGTCTTGATAAAATCGTGTTTCGTGGGAAAATTATACACAAATATTCTGATTGTTCTAGTGGAGgccttttttgaccaaaagaagTTTTGTGAGTCTGTAGAACTTAAGACAAGTAGATCAgtgcctttaaaaaaaaaaattttctgagCCCTGGCATTGACGTGGGCGTCTCTATCTTTTTAGCAATAAGTAGAGAGAGTGCCAATAGAAAGCCAACAGTCAACTTTCAAGTTTCAATAAACTCCATTAAAAAACTTACAATCCTCTTTAGTCactgttttcttttctcaaagctAACATTCATCCGGAAAACTTGCGTGCATGGGTGGGATTTTGAACTTTTCTCGTAGAACAATTGGTCAAATCTTTCAGGTCAAATGTATACAGGAGGTTCAGTCATCAAAAGAAGATAACATTAATATATTCGTGCTAGATACTTCCGAAACACTATAAATACCCCAAGTTCGCCATCATCTTAGTActcaaaaagtttcaaaaggGTTTTCATCGCCTTCTCAGTATCTCTGTCATTATATATCTAGCTAAAGGCTGTATTTTACGACTTTAACTCTTCATCTTTAGCTCTCATATAGTTGAGTACCTGCCTTTTGATTGTATTTAACCTTACAATCTGTCATGGAGAGCTACAGATCATTTCTACAGCCACCAACCTATGGAAATAGCATCACCATCTTAAGCATTGATGGCGGAGGGATCAGAGGAATTATCCCTGGAGTAATCCTTGGATTTTTAGAGTCTGAGCTTCAGGTATGCCAAGCatcaattttcttttccaatcatTCATGAAGAGAATAAATAAACCCGATTTGTGACTTTCGCATGCATGCGTTAAATTGCATAGACTGCTCTTATTTGGCGTAATAATATTCATGTGATATATGTCTTTGGTGCAGAAATTGGATGGTGAAGATGCGAGACTCGCTGACTACTTTGATGTGATATCGGGCACCAGCACTGGTGGTCTTGTGACTGCAATGCTTGCCGCTCCAAATGACAAGAATCGGCCTCTCTTTGCTGCCAAAGAGATCAAGGACTTTTACCTTGACAATTGCCCTCAAATCTTCCCGCAAGAAACGTAATCACCCTGACTATATACCATCTTCATTGTCCCAATTAAGTTACTATGTACTAGTACTATATCGACCCGCTAGTGCCAATTAACTAACATGATTCATGTTCATGACCAGACACTTAATGCTGGGACAAGCTGAAAAGCTAGTTAAAGCCGTGACTGGACCCAAATATGATGGCAAATATCTCCATAATCTGCTCAAGCAAAAGCTGGGTGAGACCAAGTTACACCAAACACTGACTAATGTTGTCATCCCTACTTTCGACATCAAATTGCTCCAGCCCACCATCTTTTCCAGCTATGCAGTTCGTCTCGATCAAaccctttcatttttttatcaTTGTATTACATGTTCCTCTTTATTTTTCCTTCTAAAAGAAACTCATATTCCGATGTTTTGCACGGCTCAGTTGAAGCACCATCCAAGCCTAGACGCCTTATTGAGAGATATATGCATAGGAACTTCAGCTGCTCCTACTTATCTTCCTGCCCATAAATTCGAAACTGAAGATTCTGATGGTAGCGTCAAAGAATTTAACCTTATCGATGGTGGCGTGGCTGCTAACAATCCGGTATAATTTCTCATCTTTATCGTGTTACTTTGAGAAACTTGGATTGTGCAtattttagcaaaaaaaaaaaaatcattttttctcACGATTAAGGTAAATATGAAATAATATTTCAGGCTTTAGTTGCAATGAACCATGTGACTAAGGAGGTTAGCCAAGGAAATTCCGACTTCTTCTCGATTAGATCGCAGGAATATAGTCGCTTCCTTGTTCTATCCTTGGGAACTGGTACAGCGAAAGAGGAAGGAAAGTATGATGCAGAGCAAGCAGCGAAATGGGGAATTCTGGGTTGGCTCACAAGTGGTGGTTCAACTCCGCTAGTGGATGTATTCTCTCAAGCAAGTAGCGATATGGTTGACTTTCACCTTTCTACTGTTTTTCAAACACTTCAGTCTGAAGAAAATTATTTACGAATTCAGGTACCTAcattcctttctctctctctcttttggttttctttttctgctaACGTATATTAAGATTAGAAAACCTTTTGCTGCTAGTTTTCAGTCTTCTTCTATTGTTTAATGACTTTTCTTGTCCATCACGGATGCAGGATGACACATTAACAGGAGACTTGGCTTCCGTGGATGTTGCAACGGAGGAAAATCTACAGAATCTTGTCAAAGTTGGGGAGAATTTGTTGAAGAAGCCAGTTTCGAGGATTAATTTGGAGACTGGTGTTTTTGAGCCTCTAAATAAAGGCACAAATGAGGAGGCTCTCAAAAGGTAGAAGCCAACTGAAGCCCATTTTCTTTTACTTAGAAGTATATATTTTTTCGAAGTAAATGCTCTCACCATTCCATTTAGATAGTTGAAATATTTAAGAATGAACTGATCAAAGAAGAGCGGCACCCACAAATATTCGGtcataaaaattgaaaatacttCATTGTTTAAAACTTTCCTGACAAATTACATTTTTCTTATGTAAATTGGAAGAGACGAGAAAATCCCACTTGTTCTTAACGTCACCTATCTTAATTACCAGCTCTTAGTCGCTAGATTTCTTGAGTTTTACCTAAACATGCTTACAAGTTTAATCTTTGCACAGGCTGGCTGAGACGCTCTCCAAGGAGAAGCGGCTTCGCGATCTGAGATCACCTACTTCGCATGTGCCAAAGAGCCAGAAATGATCCTAATCAGTCCTCAACAATCTATTTAGGGCTCAACAATTCAACTGAAGTTTTTGTTGTTTGAAGATTTTAATTATTTGTATGAATACAAGTGTATAAAATTCCCCCGCTCATGCATGCACGCACGCACGCACGTGGTGGGGAAGGGATTGTAATTCTTTGCAGTAATGCTTTTGAATGGAATCAATTCATTTATTCGTTTCTAAAACTCTTCTACACGAACTTTCCTTTGTTGATTACTTCAGCAGTTTCTATTGATCGCAAAAATTTCCAGGGTGAACGTCCTTTTTCTTCGATGCGAACAAGATCCAAAACTACGGGGCATGGCCCATTGCCATTGGTTAAGTATTATGAGCTTTGCAAATATCTAGAGCAAGAAGTACAGAACGTGCAGTACTACTGTACTAGATGGAGAAAAGGCACAGAGCCGCACAAACTTGCATTCATAAATCATAATGATTGGAAAGACGGCCTTTGTACGGGCCGAGGATTGGAATTGCACAAACTCGCATTCATATATCATAATGTTTGTTAGGCCTGTTTCGTAATCTAATTCCATACTaaaatttaatagatttaatacttaaatttaatatattcatATCTTAACGTATTGAGATATGTTTAATAATAAACAATTGAACTcttaaattaattaagtagcagtaaattttttagataaaaattgctttcaaaaaataagtaattaactttttacttattatttagggctaattacatttacctcccctgaggtttgactAAATAACGAATCGATCCCtgagatttgaccaaataaca contains the following coding sequences:
- the LOC113712015 gene encoding patatin-like protein 2 isoform X1, yielding MESYRSFLQPPTYGNSITILSIDGGGIRGIIPGVILGFLESELQKLDGEDARLADYFDVISGTSTGGLVTAMLAAPNDKNRPLFAAKEIKDFYLDNCPQIFPQETHLMLGQAEKLVKAVTGPKYDGKYLHNLLKQKLGETKLHQTLTNVVIPTFDIKLLQPTIFSSYAVRLDQTLSFFYHCITCSSLFFLLKETHIPMFCTAQLKHHPSLDALLRDICIGTSAAPTYLPAHKFETEDSDGSVKEFNLIDGGVAANNPALVAMNHVTKEVSQGNSDFFSIRSQEYSRFLVLSLGTGTAKEEGKYDAEQAAKWGILGWLTSGGSTPLVDVFSQASSDMVDFHLSTVFQTLQSEENYLRIQDDTLTGDLASVDVATEENLQNLVKVGENLLKKPVSRINLETGVFEPLNKGTNEEALKRLAETLSKEKRLRDLRSPTSHVPKSQK
- the LOC113712015 gene encoding patatin-like protein 2 isoform X2, encoding MESYRSFLQPPTYGNSITILSIDGGGIRGIIPGVILGFLESELQKLDGEDARLADYFDVISGTSTGGLVTAMLAAPNDKNRPLFAAKEIKDFYLDNCPQIFPQETHLMLGQAEKLVKAVTGPKYDGKYLHNLLKQKLGETKLHQTLTNVVIPTFDIKLLQPTIFSSYALKHHPSLDALLRDICIGTSAAPTYLPAHKFETEDSDGSVKEFNLIDGGVAANNPALVAMNHVTKEVSQGNSDFFSIRSQEYSRFLVLSLGTGTAKEEGKYDAEQAAKWGILGWLTSGGSTPLVDVFSQASSDMVDFHLSTVFQTLQSEENYLRIQDDTLTGDLASVDVATEENLQNLVKVGENLLKKPVSRINLETGVFEPLNKGTNEEALKRLAETLSKEKRLRDLRSPTSHVPKSQK